A portion of the Pseudomonas sp. PSE14 genome contains these proteins:
- the purD gene encoding phosphoribosylamine--glycine ligase, with the protein MNVLIIGSGGREHALAWKVAQDSRVQKVFVAPGNAGTATEAKCENVAIDVLALEELADFAAKNVQLTIVGPEAPLVKGVVDLFRSRGLDIFGPTAGAAQLEGSKAFTKDFLARHKIPTADYQNFTEVEPALAYLKEKGAPIVIKADGLAAGKGVIVAMTLAEAEEAVRDMLAGNAFGDAGSRVVIEEFLDGEEASFIVMVDGQNVLPMATSQDHKRVGDADTGPNTGGMGAYSPAPVVTADVHKRVMDEVIYPTVRGMAEEGNVYTGFLYAGLMIDKNGAPKVIEFNCRFGDPETQPIMVRLESSLVLLVEAALAKALDKVEATWDPRPTVGVVLAAGGYPGDYAKGDVIEGLDEAAKLDGKVFHAGTALKDGQVVTSGGRVLCATAIGPSVSSAQEQAYRLAEKIRWNGCFYRKDIGYRAIARERGEG; encoded by the coding sequence ATGAACGTACTCATCATCGGCAGCGGCGGTCGCGAGCACGCGCTGGCCTGGAAGGTCGCGCAGGATTCGCGCGTGCAGAAGGTCTTCGTCGCGCCGGGCAACGCTGGCACCGCTACCGAAGCCAAGTGCGAGAACGTCGCCATCGACGTGCTGGCCCTGGAAGAGCTGGCCGACTTCGCCGCGAAGAACGTGCAGCTGACCATCGTCGGCCCCGAAGCCCCGCTGGTGAAAGGCGTGGTCGACCTGTTCCGCTCCCGCGGCCTGGACATCTTCGGCCCCACCGCTGGCGCGGCGCAGCTGGAAGGCTCCAAGGCCTTCACCAAGGACTTCCTCGCGCGCCACAAGATCCCCACCGCCGACTACCAGAACTTCACCGAAGTCGAGCCGGCCCTGGCCTACCTGAAAGAGAAAGGCGCGCCCATCGTGATCAAGGCCGACGGCCTGGCCGCGGGCAAGGGCGTGATCGTCGCCATGACCCTGGCCGAAGCCGAGGAAGCCGTGCGCGACATGCTCGCCGGCAATGCCTTCGGTGACGCCGGTTCGCGCGTGGTGATCGAGGAGTTCCTCGACGGCGAGGAAGCCAGCTTCATCGTCATGGTCGACGGCCAGAACGTGCTGCCCATGGCCACCAGCCAGGACCACAAGCGCGTCGGCGACGCCGACACCGGCCCGAACACCGGCGGCATGGGCGCCTACTCCCCCGCTCCGGTCGTGACAGCCGACGTGCACAAGCGGGTGATGGACGAAGTGATCTACCCGACCGTGCGCGGCATGGCCGAGGAAGGCAACGTCTACACCGGTTTCCTGTATGCCGGCCTGATGATCGACAAGAACGGCGCGCCGAAGGTCATCGAGTTCAACTGCCGCTTCGGCGACCCGGAAACCCAGCCGATCATGGTCCGCCTGGAAAGCTCCCTGGTCCTGCTGGTCGAGGCCGCCCTGGCCAAGGCGCTGGACAAGGTCGAAGCCACCTGGGACCCGCGTCCCACCGTAGGCGTCGTACTGGCCGCCGGCGGCTACCCGGGCGACTACGCCAAGGGTGACGTCATCGAGGGCCTGGACGAAGCCGCCAAGCTCGACGGCAAGGTGTTCCACGCCGGTACCGCGCTGAAGGACGGCCAGGTCGTCACCAGCGGCGGCCGTGTGCTGTGCGCCACCGCCATCGGCCCGAGCGTGTCTTCGGCCCAGGAACAGGCCTACCGCCTGGCGGAAAAGATCCGCTGGAACGGCTGCTTCTACCGCAAGGACATCGGCTACCGCGCCATTGCCCGCGAGCGCGGCGAGGGCTGA